The Croceicoccus marinus genome contains a region encoding:
- the paoC gene encoding aldehyde oxidoreductase molybdenum-binding subunit PaoC, with the protein MKFDQPAGTNPIDRMKLVGKATNRIDGPVKTTGLAPYAYERHDVADGQLYGYVLGSAIAKGRIASMDLSQAKAAPGVVGIVSTLDHEPVPLLGFNAANLFGGPVIQHYHQAIALVVADSFEQARAATSLIRVKYDREDGQFDLSAIAPTAPLKEDSEVRHGDFDAAFGQAAVTLDQTYTTPDESHAMMECHSSIADWSGDKVTIWTSNQMIQWNKRSLAAALQVPEENVRVDSPYLGGGFGSKLFLRSDAVLAALAARQVGKPVKVMLPRPFVFNNTTHRPATIQHIKLGAGRDGRLTAISHVSINGNLPNGDIETATAQTELLYAGENRLTQVRLGVLNLPEGNAMRAPGEAPGLMALEIAMDELAEKLDMNPVDLRIVNDTQVDPVNPDRPFSQRQMIECLQRGAAEFGWNEGKAYPRPGQRREGEWLIGTGMAVGFRNHILMKSGARVRLSPEGRVIVETDMTDIGTGTYTIIAQTAAEMMGVPLDAVTVRLGDSSYPASAGSGGQWGAANSTAGVYAACVKLREQAAAAAGFSAADDVDFADGEIRASGRAVPLRQAASGGELVAEDAIEYGDLNKRFQQSTFAGHFVEMAVNAFTGEPRIRRMLAVCAAGRILNPKAARSQVIGAMTMGAGAALMEELAVDTRFGFFVNHDLAGYEVPVHADIPHQQVIFLEEADETTSPMKAKGVGELGLCGVGAAIANAIYNATGVRVRDYPITLDKHLSRLPAIA; encoded by the coding sequence ATGAAGTTCGACCAGCCCGCGGGCACCAATCCGATCGACCGCATGAAGCTGGTCGGCAAGGCGACCAACCGGATCGACGGGCCGGTCAAGACGACCGGTCTCGCCCCCTATGCCTATGAACGGCACGATGTCGCGGACGGGCAGCTTTACGGCTATGTCCTGGGCTCAGCCATCGCCAAGGGGCGCATCGCATCGATGGACCTGTCCCAGGCGAAAGCCGCGCCCGGCGTGGTGGGCATCGTCTCGACGCTGGACCACGAACCTGTGCCGCTGCTGGGGTTCAACGCGGCGAACCTGTTCGGTGGCCCTGTTATCCAGCACTATCACCAGGCCATCGCGCTGGTGGTGGCGGACAGTTTCGAACAGGCCCGCGCCGCCACATCGCTGATCCGCGTCAAATACGACCGCGAGGACGGGCAGTTCGACCTTTCCGCCATCGCGCCGACGGCTCCGCTGAAGGAGGACAGCGAGGTTCGCCATGGCGACTTCGATGCGGCCTTCGGGCAGGCGGCGGTAACCCTCGACCAGACCTATACCACGCCCGATGAAAGCCATGCGATGATGGAATGCCATTCCAGCATCGCCGACTGGTCGGGCGACAAGGTCACGATCTGGACGTCGAACCAGATGATCCAGTGGAACAAGCGCTCGCTGGCCGCCGCGCTGCAGGTTCCGGAAGAGAACGTGCGCGTCGATTCGCCTTACCTGGGCGGCGGCTTCGGTTCGAAACTGTTCCTGCGCAGCGATGCCGTGCTGGCCGCGCTGGCGGCCAGGCAGGTCGGCAAGCCGGTCAAGGTGATGCTGCCGCGCCCCTTCGTGTTCAACAATACAACGCATCGCCCCGCCACCATCCAGCACATCAAGCTGGGCGCGGGCAGGGACGGCAGGCTGACCGCGATCTCGCACGTCTCGATCAACGGCAATCTGCCGAACGGCGATATCGAGACCGCGACCGCGCAGACCGAACTGCTCTATGCGGGCGAGAACCGGCTGACGCAGGTGCGGCTGGGCGTGCTGAACCTGCCCGAAGGCAATGCCATGCGCGCGCCGGGCGAGGCTCCCGGCCTGATGGCGCTGGAAATCGCGATGGACGAGCTTGCGGAAAAGCTCGACATGAACCCGGTGGATTTGCGCATCGTGAACGATACGCAGGTCGATCCGGTCAATCCCGACCGGCCCTTCAGCCAGCGGCAGATGATCGAATGCCTGCAGCGCGGCGCAGCCGAATTCGGCTGGAACGAGGGCAAGGCCTATCCCCGGCCGGGCCAGCGGCGCGAGGGCGAGTGGCTGATCGGCACCGGCATGGCGGTGGGTTTCCGCAACCATATACTGATGAAATCGGGCGCGCGGGTCCGCCTGTCCCCCGAAGGGCGCGTCATCGTCGAGACCGACATGACCGACATCGGCACCGGCACCTATACGATCATCGCGCAGACCGCGGCCGAGATGATGGGCGTGCCGCTGGATGCCGTGACCGTCAGGCTGGGCGATTCGAGCTATCCCGCTTCGGCTGGGTCGGGCGGCCAATGGGGCGCGGCCAATTCGACTGCGGGCGTCTATGCCGCCTGCGTCAAGCTGCGCGAGCAGGCAGCGGCGGCAGCCGGCTTCAGCGCGGCGGACGATGTCGATTTCGCCGATGGAGAGATCCGAGCGTCAGGACGCGCGGTGCCGCTGCGGCAGGCAGCCTCTGGCGGAGAGCTGGTAGCCGAGGATGCCATCGAATACGGCGATCTTAACAAGCGTTTCCAGCAATCGACCTTCGCCGGTCATTTCGTCGAGATGGCGGTCAACGCCTTTACCGGAGAGCCGCGGATTCGCCGCATGCTGGCGGTCTGTGCCGCAGGGCGGATCCTGAACCCCAAGGCGGCGCGCAGCCAGGTGATCGGCGCGATGACCATGGGCGCAGGCGCCGCCTTGATGGAGGAACTGGCCGTCGACACCCGCTTCGGCTTCTTCGTCAATCACGATCTGGCGGGATACGAGGTGCCGGTCCATGCCGACATCCCGCACCAGCAGGTGATCTTCCTGGAGGAGGCCGACGAAACGACGTCGCCGATGAAGGCGAAGGGCGTGGGCGAACTGGGCCTGTGCGGCGTGGGCGCGGCGATCGCCAATGCGATCTATAACGCGACCGGTGTGCGCGTGCGCGATTATCCGATCACGCTCGACAAGCACCTGTCGCGTCTGCCGGCCATCGCCTGA
- a CDS encoding bifunctional GNAT family N-acetyltransferase/carbon-nitrogen hydrolase family protein, whose translation MANTRARLEVRQARATDVSGIAALVRRVYDDMPAYTYGEIRGQMNNFAEGCFVAKLDGKIVGYCASMRVAQGLAFSPHDWDEITGNGFGSRHDPTGDWLYGYEMCVDPKVRGTRIGRRLYEERRALAEQLELTGIVFAGRMPNLSRFWRRVEGPEDYLEKVIEAKLHDPVLRFQMANGFEPDGVMENYLPEDKKSKAYAVRMVWKNPFVDRDQPTKFRLPRGVEQVRIATCQLQARAVKDYDEFMRGIEYFVDVAADYEADFILFPELFTLPLLSFAEKELSPQEAIEALSWYTPKIRKALSKMALEYNINIIGGSHPTRMEDGDIHNVAYVCLRDGSIHEQEKIHPTPNEDYWWNIKGGDSIDAIQTDCGPIGVLICYDSEFPELARRLVDEGARIIFVPFCTDSRQGYLRVRYCAQARAIENQCYVVMAGNVGNLPNVGNMDIQYAQSCILTPCDFPFARDGIAAEASENVETLTMSDVNLADLSWARAEGTVKNLADRRFDLYHIEWDGKVGKVAPDPEHVAEAQGGRPLGPKHAGGG comes from the coding sequence ATGGCCAACACCCGCGCCCGCCTTGAAGTCCGTCAGGCACGAGCCACCGACGTATCGGGCATCGCCGCCCTCGTCCGCCGCGTCTATGACGACATGCCCGCCTATACCTATGGCGAGATCCGCGGCCAGATGAACAATTTCGCCGAGGGCTGCTTCGTTGCCAAGCTGGATGGCAAGATCGTGGGCTATTGCGCATCGATGCGGGTGGCGCAGGGGCTGGCGTTTTCTCCGCACGACTGGGACGAGATTACGGGCAACGGCTTCGGGTCGCGCCACGATCCCACGGGCGACTGGCTCTACGGCTACGAGATGTGCGTCGATCCCAAGGTTCGCGGCACGCGGATCGGGCGCCGACTGTACGAGGAACGGCGCGCGCTGGCCGAGCAGCTTGAACTGACCGGCATCGTGTTCGCGGGGCGGATGCCCAATCTCAGCCGCTTCTGGCGCCGCGTCGAGGGGCCGGAGGATTACCTGGAGAAGGTGATCGAGGCCAAGCTCCACGATCCGGTGCTGCGCTTCCAGATGGCCAACGGGTTCGAGCCCGACGGCGTGATGGAGAACTATCTGCCGGAGGACAAGAAATCCAAGGCCTATGCGGTGCGCATGGTCTGGAAGAACCCCTTCGTCGACCGCGACCAGCCGACCAAGTTCCGCCTGCCCCGCGGGGTCGAGCAGGTGCGTATCGCGACCTGCCAGCTGCAGGCCCGCGCGGTAAAGGATTACGACGAGTTCATGCGCGGCATCGAATATTTCGTCGATGTCGCCGCCGATTACGAAGCCGACTTCATCCTCTTTCCCGAGCTGTTCACCCTGCCGCTGCTCTCTTTCGCGGAAAAGGAACTGAGCCCGCAGGAAGCGATCGAGGCGTTGAGCTGGTACACACCCAAGATCCGCAAGGCGCTGTCCAAGATGGCGCTGGAATACAACATCAACATCATCGGCGGGTCGCATCCCACGCGCATGGAGGACGGCGACATCCACAATGTCGCCTATGTCTGCCTGCGCGACGGTTCGATCCACGAGCAGGAGAAGATCCACCCCACTCCGAACGAGGATTACTGGTGGAACATCAAGGGCGGCGATTCGATCGACGCCATCCAGACCGACTGCGGCCCGATCGGCGTGCTGATCTGCTATGACAGCGAGTTTCCCGAACTGGCTCGCCGCCTTGTCGACGAGGGTGCGCGCATCATCTTCGTGCCGTTCTGCACCGATAGCCGGCAGGGCTATCTGCGGGTACGCTATTGCGCACAGGCCCGCGCGATCGAGAACCAGTGCTATGTCGTGATGGCGGGCAATGTCGGGAACCTGCCCAATGTCGGCAACATGGACATCCAGTATGCCCAGTCCTGCATCCTGACGCCGTGCGACTTCCCCTTCGCGCGCGACGGCATCGCCGCCGAGGCGAGCGAGAATGTCGAGACGCTGACGATGAGCGACGTGAACCTGGCCGACCTGTCATGGGCGCGCGCGGAAGGCACGGTGAAGAACCTCGCCGACCGGCGCTTCGATTTGTATCACATCGAATGGGACGGCAAGGTGGGCAAGGTCGCCCCCGATCCGGAACATGTCGCCGAGGCGCAGGGCGGCAGACCGCTGGGCCCCAAGCATGCGGGCGGCGGCTAG
- a CDS encoding NADP-dependent isocitrate dehydrogenase has product MEKIKVKNPVVEIDGDEMTRIIWEWIRERLILPYLDIDLKYYDLSVTKRDETDDQITIDAANAIKEHGVGVKCATITPDEQRVEEFDLKKMWRSPNGTIRNILGGVVFREPIVISNVPRLVPGWTDPIVVGRHAFGDQYRATDTLIPGKGKLRLVFDSEDGKNDMDLEVFDFPSPGVAMAMYNLDDSIRDFARASFNYGLGLGWPVYLSTKNTILKAYDGRFKDLFQEVFDTEGFKEKFEEKGITYEHRLIDDMVASALKWSGKFVWACKNYDGDVQSDTVAQGYGSLGLMTSVLMAPDGKTVEAEAAHGTVTRHYRQHQQGKATSTNPIASIFAWTRGLMYRGKFDDTPELVKFAETLEQVCIETVESGSMTKDLALLIGPDQNWMTTEQFFEAIVNNLEAKMANWS; this is encoded by the coding sequence ATGGAGAAGATCAAGGTAAAGAACCCCGTCGTCGAGATCGACGGCGACGAGATGACGCGGATCATCTGGGAATGGATCCGCGAGCGCCTGATCCTCCCCTATCTCGACATCGACCTGAAATATTACGACCTGTCCGTCACCAAGCGTGACGAGACTGACGACCAGATCACCATCGATGCCGCCAATGCCATCAAGGAACATGGCGTCGGCGTGAAATGCGCCACGATCACCCCCGACGAACAGCGCGTCGAGGAATTCGACCTCAAGAAAATGTGGCGTTCGCCCAACGGCACGATCCGCAACATCCTGGGCGGCGTCGTCTTCCGCGAGCCGATCGTGATCTCGAACGTGCCGCGGCTTGTGCCCGGCTGGACCGATCCGATCGTCGTCGGCCGCCACGCGTTCGGCGACCAGTACCGCGCCACCGACACGCTGATCCCCGGCAAGGGCAAGCTGCGGCTGGTCTTCGATTCCGAAGACGGCAAGAACGACATGGACCTGGAAGTGTTCGACTTCCCCTCGCCCGGCGTTGCCATGGCGATGTACAATTTGGACGATTCGATCCGCGACTTCGCGCGTGCGTCGTTCAACTATGGCCTGGGCCTTGGCTGGCCGGTCTATCTGTCGACCAAGAACACGATCCTCAAGGCCTATGACGGGCGTTTCAAGGACCTGTTCCAGGAAGTGTTCGACACCGAGGGCTTCAAGGAAAAGTTCGAGGAAAAGGGCATCACCTACGAACACCGCCTGATCGACGACATGGTCGCATCGGCCCTGAAGTGGAGCGGCAAGTTCGTCTGGGCCTGCAAGAACTATGACGGGGACGTGCAGTCCGACACGGTGGCGCAGGGCTATGGCTCGCTGGGCCTGATGACGTCGGTGCTGATGGCGCCTGACGGCAAGACCGTGGAAGCCGAAGCGGCGCACGGCACCGTCACGCGCCACTATCGCCAGCACCAGCAGGGCAAGGCGACCAGCACCAACCCGATCGCGTCGATCTTCGCATGGACCCGCGGCCTGATGTATCGCGGCAAGTTCGACGACACGCCCGAACTGGTGAAGTTCGCCGAGACGCTGGAGCAGGTCTGCATCGAGACCGTCGAGAGCGGATCGATGACCAAGGATCTTGCCCTGCTGATCGGCCCCGACCAGAACTGGATGACGACCGAGCAGTTCTTCGAGGCGATCGTCAACAACCTTGAAGCGAAGATGGCCAACTGGTCCTGA
- a CDS encoding quinone oxidoreductase family protein, with amino-acid sequence MQAFQAVIRQTGGPDAIGFDQVELGKPGPGQVLMRHEAVGVNFIDTYHRSGLYEVPLPSGLGLEASGVVEEVGEGVGNVRPGDRVATFKSGLGAYASARIVDAKWLVPLPEAVDFGQAAALMLKGCTAEALIERCAGVKRGDVVLVHAGAGATGQIMVRWLAHIGARVVATASTEEKRAIARAAGASLVCGYGEEELLDTVRQASDGKGADVIFDGVGADTWEMSLKAAKCRGLVVSFGNASGPVTGVSLGALSAHGSLFTTRPTMMHYYAKDDEFRAGTSRLMQMIADGIVHADIGIRLPLQDAAKAHRMLEDRKTVGATILKP; translated from the coding sequence ATGCAGGCATTTCAGGCAGTGATCCGGCAAACCGGCGGTCCGGATGCGATCGGTTTCGATCAGGTGGAACTGGGCAAGCCCGGCCCGGGCCAGGTCCTGATGCGGCACGAGGCGGTGGGGGTGAACTTCATCGATACCTATCACCGGTCCGGCCTCTACGAAGTGCCGCTGCCCAGCGGCCTGGGGCTCGAGGCGTCGGGCGTGGTCGAGGAGGTCGGCGAGGGCGTCGGCAATGTGCGGCCGGGCGACCGCGTGGCGACCTTCAAGTCGGGGCTGGGCGCCTATGCCAGCGCGCGTATCGTGGATGCCAAGTGGCTGGTCCCGCTGCCCGAGGCGGTCGATTTCGGACAGGCCGCGGCGCTGATGCTTAAGGGCTGCACGGCCGAGGCGCTGATCGAACGCTGCGCCGGGGTGAAGCGCGGCGATGTCGTGCTGGTCCATGCCGGGGCGGGCGCGACGGGGCAGATCATGGTCCGCTGGCTGGCCCATATCGGCGCAAGGGTCGTCGCCACGGCAAGCACCGAGGAAAAACGGGCCATCGCCAGGGCGGCAGGCGCATCTCTGGTCTGCGGCTATGGGGAGGAAGAGCTTCTCGATACCGTCCGGCAGGCGAGCGACGGCAAGGGTGCCGACGTCATATTCGACGGTGTCGGGGCCGATACGTGGGAAATGTCGCTGAAGGCGGCGAAATGCCGCGGCCTGGTCGTCAGCTTCGGCAATGCGAGCGGTCCCGTCACCGGCGTCAGCCTGGGCGCATTGTCCGCGCACGGAAGCCTGTTCACGACGCGCCCGACCATGATGCACTATTACGCCAAGGACGACGAATTTCGTGCCGGGACCAGCCGCCTGATGCAGATGATCGCCGACGGGATCGTGCATGCCGACATCGGCATCCGCCTGCCGCTGCAGGACGCCGCGAAGGCGCACCGGATGCTGGAAGACCGCAAGACGGTGGGCGCGACGATCCTGAAGCCCTGA
- the cpdR gene encoding cell cycle two-component system response regulator CpdR yields the protein MIRILLAEDEESMRTYLARALENAGYDVVAVDRGTHALPLLTNEHFDLLLSDIVMPEMDGIELAQRCAKISPSTKVMFITGFAAVTMKASREAPQARVLSKPFHLRDLVLEVERLFDENVASLER from the coding sequence ATGATTCGCATTCTACTTGCCGAAGACGAGGAATCGATGCGCACCTACCTCGCCCGCGCGCTGGAGAATGCGGGGTATGACGTGGTGGCGGTCGATCGCGGCACCCATGCGCTGCCCTTGCTGACGAACGAGCATTTCGACCTGCTGCTGTCCGATATCGTGATGCCCGAGATGGACGGCATTGAACTGGCGCAGCGCTGCGCCAAGATTTCGCCGTCGACCAAGGTAATGTTCATCACCGGGTTCGCGGCCGTGACCATGAAGGCCAGCCGCGAGGCGCCGCAGGCGCGCGTGCTGTCCAAGCCGTTCCACCTGCGCGACCTGGTGCTCGAAGTCGAGCGCCTGTTCGACGAGAATGTCGCCAGCCTCGAGCGTTAG
- a CDS encoding N-formylglutamate amidohydrolase, with the protein MPQRNKGESWPGERQKAAFGGIESGGSVPGTSRPAFTMHRGGPSALPVLIAVPHAGRAYAPGVLEAMRHGAPAAHRLEDRFVDLVGRAAASDCGASLLLAHVPRAIIDLNRDLGDIDRGMFSGDPPVPRPETTGMPYQQPRSARGLGLFPRRLPGMGELWRQPMTSEEADRRIAGVHVPYHLALDAELDRLREMHGHAILIDLHSMPSLPKQGRAPAATHVLGDRFGASCASALSGAAMELLARSFGSPAYNRPYAGGYVLDRHGRPRRDIHAVQLEIDRARYLDDQGQPMEGGVAGETRLVARLAEVLTAVLRGSSRYSEAAE; encoded by the coding sequence ATGCCGCAGCGAAACAAGGGCGAATCGTGGCCGGGAGAGCGCCAGAAGGCGGCTTTCGGCGGTATCGAAAGCGGCGGATCCGTGCCGGGAACGTCCCGGCCCGCGTTCACCATGCACCGCGGCGGGCCGTCCGCACTGCCGGTGCTGATCGCGGTGCCGCATGCGGGAAGGGCCTATGCGCCCGGCGTGCTCGAGGCGATGCGACACGGCGCACCGGCCGCCCACCGGCTCGAGGATCGCTTCGTCGACCTTGTCGGCCGCGCCGCGGCAAGCGACTGCGGGGCAAGCCTGTTGCTGGCCCATGTACCGCGGGCCATCATCGATCTGAACCGCGATCTCGGCGACATCGACCGCGGAATGTTCTCCGGCGACCCGCCCGTGCCGCGACCCGAAACGACGGGCATGCCGTACCAGCAGCCCCGCTCGGCCCGCGGGCTTGGGCTGTTTCCCAGGCGGCTGCCGGGCATGGGCGAATTGTGGCGCCAGCCGATGACCAGCGAAGAGGCGGACCGGCGCATCGCGGGGGTTCACGTGCCCTATCACCTCGCGCTGGACGCGGAGCTCGACCGCCTGCGCGAGATGCACGGCCATGCCATACTGATAGACCTGCATTCGATGCCCAGCCTTCCGAAACAGGGCAGGGCGCCTGCCGCGACCCATGTGCTGGGCGACCGTTTCGGAGCAAGCTGCGCTTCGGCCTTGTCGGGGGCGGCGATGGAATTGCTGGCCCGCTCGTTCGGCTCTCCCGCCTATAACCGCCCATATGCCGGCGGCTATGTCCTAGACCGGCATGGGCGGCCCAGGCGGGACATTCATGCCGTGCAGCTTGAGATCGACCGCGCGCGCTATCTGGACGATCAAGGGCAGCCCATGGAAGGCGGCGTCGCTGGCGAGACGCGGCTTGTCGCCCGACTGGCCGAAGTGCTGACCGCCGTGCTACGTGGCAGCAGCAGATATTCCGAAGCCGCCGAATAA
- a CDS encoding SapC family protein, producing MASAPQKANLPLFYNNLIPLNSSAHANWRARSTDKAPWLAGNHAIPLTVEEFPQAQRHFPIVFTAGNNPVPIALMGLNEGVNTYFDDEGTMIDTVYVPAYVRRYPFLLAKLDAQSDQLSLCVDPDSGLVGEFDEGEALFTDGQPSTATQNILKFNEQFEQAGMKTQNFMDELKKHDLLMDGEVSIRRDDSEQPFVYRGFQMVDQAKLRELRGDVLRGWNQNGLIALIFAHLFSLDLTRDIFARQIGQGKGPVKVQANV from the coding sequence ATGGCGAGCGCGCCGCAAAAGGCTAATCTTCCGCTGTTCTACAACAACCTTATCCCGCTCAACTCAAGCGCGCATGCCAACTGGCGCGCGAGGAGCACGGACAAGGCCCCCTGGCTTGCCGGGAACCACGCCATTCCGCTGACGGTCGAGGAATTCCCCCAGGCGCAGCGCCATTTCCCGATCGTGTTCACCGCCGGCAACAACCCCGTCCCCATCGCGCTTATGGGTCTGAACGAGGGTGTGAACACCTATTTCGACGACGAAGGCACGATGATCGACACGGTCTACGTGCCCGCCTATGTGCGCCGCTATCCGTTCCTGCTGGCCAAGCTGGATGCGCAGAGCGACCAGCTTTCGCTGTGCGTCGATCCCGATAGCGGCCTGGTCGGCGAATTCGACGAGGGCGAGGCGCTGTTCACCGACGGGCAGCCCAGCACCGCAACGCAGAACATCCTGAAGTTCAACGAGCAGTTCGAACAGGCGGGCATGAAGACGCAGAACTTCATGGACGAGCTGAAGAAGCACGATCTGCTGATGGACGGCGAAGTCTCTATCCGACGCGACGACAGCGAGCAGCCGTTCGTGTATCGCGGCTTCCAGATGGTGGACCAGGCCAAGCTGCGCGAACTGCGCGGCGATGTCCTGCGCGGCTGGAACCAGAACGGGTTGATCGCCCTGATCTTCGCGCATCTTTTCTCGCTGGACCTGACCCGCGATATCTTCGCGCGCCAGATCGGTCAGGGCAAAGGCCCGGTGAAGGTACAGGCGAACGTCTGA
- a CDS encoding FAD-binding oxidoreductase, which yields MSETITRPDPVVSGAQDILGTRGLLVDPEMIEPWLTDWRGRYHGKARALAQPETAAELSALVRLCARMNVPLVPQGGNSGMVGGATPDESGQAILLSLRRMNALRIDAATSTADCGAGVILQTLHEAAAAQDLRFPLSLGGKGSATVGGLISTNAGGTQVLRHGTMRALVEGLEVVLADGSILDLTSALKKDNRGFDLKQLWIGSEGTLGIVTRAVVRLIPAIAERRVAWAGVDTIHDARRLLLHCQQALPQALEGFEVIPRDCLDHVLVYMPDAQPPLAQRHGWNVLMEFDADRDAAASLGEAVENVLANAFESGLIDDAVIAANETQAEAFWELRENVASAERQRGPARQHDISVPVELMPDLLDRAEREIPEQFPGVEVVGFGHLGDGNIHLHTIAPQGVDVDEWERGDGARISELVYRMVTDHGGSISAEHGIGQDKLKALQETRDPVAMDVMRAVKQALDPHGLLNPGKLVAPKG from the coding sequence ATGAGCGAAACGATCACCAGACCCGATCCCGTCGTCAGCGGGGCACAGGACATTCTCGGCACACGCGGCCTTCTCGTGGACCCCGAAATGATCGAGCCGTGGCTAACCGACTGGCGGGGCCGCTATCACGGCAAGGCGCGCGCCCTTGCCCAGCCCGAAACTGCCGCTGAACTGTCGGCGCTGGTCAGGCTGTGTGCGCGCATGAACGTCCCGCTGGTGCCCCAGGGCGGCAATAGTGGCATGGTGGGCGGAGCGACCCCGGACGAAAGCGGGCAGGCGATCCTGCTGTCGCTGCGCCGCATGAACGCCCTGCGCATCGATGCGGCGACATCGACGGCGGACTGCGGCGCGGGCGTGATACTGCAGACCTTGCACGAAGCGGCGGCGGCACAGGATCTGCGCTTTCCCCTTTCACTGGGCGGCAAGGGTTCGGCGACCGTCGGCGGGCTGATTTCGACCAATGCGGGCGGCACCCAGGTCCTGCGCCACGGCACCATGCGTGCGCTGGTGGAGGGGCTGGAAGTGGTACTGGCCGACGGGTCGATCCTGGACCTGACTTCCGCGCTTAAAAAGGACAATCGCGGCTTCGACCTGAAGCAATTGTGGATCGGTTCGGAAGGGACGCTGGGCATCGTCACCCGGGCGGTCGTCCGGCTGATCCCCGCGATTGCCGAGCGGCGCGTCGCGTGGGCAGGGGTCGACACCATCCACGATGCGCGGCGCCTTTTGCTGCATTGCCAGCAGGCGCTTCCACAGGCGCTGGAAGGGTTCGAGGTGATACCGCGCGACTGCCTCGACCATGTGCTGGTCTATATGCCCGATGCGCAGCCGCCGCTGGCGCAGCGTCATGGCTGGAACGTGCTGATGGAATTCGACGCTGACAGGGATGCGGCCGCGTCGCTGGGCGAAGCGGTCGAGAATGTGCTGGCGAATGCGTTCGAAAGCGGACTGATCGATGATGCGGTGATCGCCGCGAACGAGACGCAGGCCGAGGCGTTCTGGGAACTGCGCGAAAATGTCGCCTCTGCCGAACGGCAGCGCGGCCCCGCCCGCCAGCACGACATCTCGGTCCCGGTCGAACTGATGCCCGACCTGCTGGACCGGGCCGAACGCGAGATACCCGAGCAGTTCCCCGGCGTCGAAGTGGTCGGCTTCGGCCATCTGGGCGACGGCAATATCCATCTGCATACGATCGCTCCGCAAGGCGTCGATGTCGATGAGTGGGAGCGCGGCGATGGAGCGCGCATCAGCGAGCTCGTCTATCGCATGGTCACCGATCACGGCGGATCGATCAGCGCTGAACACGGGATCGGGCAGGACAAGCTGAAGGCCCTGCAGGAAACGCGCGATCCGGTGGCGATGGACGTCATGCGCGCGGTGAAGCAGGCTCTCGATCCCCATGGGCTGCTGAATCCGGGCAAGCTCGTCGCCCCGAAAGGCTGA